One window from the genome of Eucalyptus grandis isolate ANBG69807.140 chromosome 7, ASM1654582v1, whole genome shotgun sequence encodes:
- the LOC104455728 gene encoding NEP1-interacting protein-like 2: protein MSSSLIFTLSPLALLAALWAISSSLAPKVPKLLLLKATVAARLSTLVGPLKWALDYSLGSSVLRHSHGHGEPGAFGIIHRLSTAQYGDRSPTECAVCLCQVGAGEEVRELKCCDHVFHRACLDQWLGFKNVTCPLCRRLVAHRASMSIITEAGVEIICLALRDLGSGSDRETWWLR, encoded by the coding sequence ATGTCTTCTTCACTCATCTTCACCCTCTCTCCCCTCGCACTCTTGGCCGCGCTCTGGgcgatctcctcctccctcgctCCCAAGGTCCCGAAGCTCCTGCTTCTCAAAGCCACCGTGGCAGCTCGCCTGTCCACCCTCGTCGGACCACTCAAATGGGCCTTGGACTACTCCCTGGGGTCCTCTGTCCTCCGGCACTCGCATGGCCACGGCGAACCAGGAGCCTTCGGAATAATCCACAGGCTCAGCACGGCCCAGTACGGTGACAGATCACCCACGGAGTGCGCGGTGTGCCTGTGCCAGGTCGGGGCTGGGGAGGAGGTGAGGGAGCTGAAGTGCTGCGACCATGTCTTCCACAGGGCCTGCCTGGACCAGTGGCTCGGCTTCAAGAACGTGACGTGCCCTCTGTGCCGCAGGTTGGTCGCTCACCGGGCAAGCATGAGCATCATCACCGAGGCCGGGGTGGAGATCATATGCCTCGCGCTCCGCGACCTCGGCTCCGGCAGCGACCGTGAAACGTGGTGGCTACGATGA